Proteins encoded within one genomic window of Cyprinus carpio isolate SPL01 chromosome A15, ASM1834038v1, whole genome shotgun sequence:
- the LOC109069993 gene encoding olfactory receptor 52E8-like has product MSKLNASFVQNLSIVRPEYFFIIGLSGIPYSSYYYIFLFITYFIAVIGNSIVLLIIALEQSLHSPKYIGVFNLALADIGETNAVIPNMMKTFFSDSQYISYNACLANMFFVNFFITLQSVTLVVLAFDRFIAICLPLRYHALLNNTVMSLVFLVVWAFNTSLVALTASLMTRLSFCKSNVVQSYYCDYGPVLRLACNDNSINVFLTNLSAALLLVAPFFIIVLSYMGIFFALSKITTWEARLKALKTCVSHILLVGIFFLPVICIFIASSITSLTPNARVISTSLSFTLPPMLNPIIYVLNTAEIRVLIRKVLKNRIVPIRKNILK; this is encoded by the coding sequence ATGAGTAAGTTAAATGCAAGTTTTGTTCAGAATCTGTCCATTGTTCGTCCTGAATACTTTTTCATCATTGGACTTTCAGGTATACCGTACAGCagttattactatatttttttatttatcacataTTTTATTGCTGTGATTGGGAACTCTATAGTGCTTCTCATTATTGCTCTTGAACAAAGCCTGCACAGTCCAAAGTACATTGGTGTGTTTAATTTGGCCTTGGCTGATATTGGAGAAACTAACGCAGTGATTCCTAACatgatgaaaacttttttttctgattcacaGTACATCTCCTACAATGCTTGTCTggcaaacatgttttttgtgaACTTCTTTATTACTCTGCAAAGTGTCACTCTTGTTGTTTTGGCATTTGATCGCTTCATTGCAATTTGCCTGCCATTAAGATATCATGCCCTACTAAATAATACTGTCATGTCTTTAGTGTTTTTAGTAGTATGGGCATTTAACACTTCTCTGGTGGCCCTGACAGCATCTTTGATGACCAGACTTTCATTCTGTAAATCTAATGTGGTACAGAGTTATTATTGTGACTATGGACCAGTGTTGAGGTTGGCATGCAACGACAATagcattaatgtgtttttaacaaacCTCAGTGCTGCTTTGCTCCTTGTAGCACCATTCTTCATTATAGTCTTGTCATATATGGGCATTTTTTTTGCCTTAAGTAAAATTACGACTTGGGAAGCACGTTTAAAAGCACTGAAGACCTGTGTTTCCCATATTTTGTTGGTCGGAATATTCTTTCTTCctgtaatatgcatttttattgctTCATCAATTACTTCTCTCACTCCCAATGCCAGAGTCATCAGCACATCTCTTTCATTTACTCTTCCACCAATGTTAAATcccattatttatgttttaaacacaGCTGAAATCAGAGTCTTAATTCGAAAAGTGCTTAAAAACAGGATTGTGCCaattagaaaaaacattttaaaatga
- the LOC109089853 gene encoding olfactory receptor 1M1-like — MSTLNASFVQNMSIVRPEYFFIIGLSGIPYSSYYYIFLFITYFIAVIGNSIVLLIIALERSLHSPKYIGVFNLALADIGETNAVIPNMMKTFFFDSQFMSYNACLANMFFVNFFITLQSVTLVVLALDRFIAICLPLRYHALLNNTVMSLVFLAVWAFNTSLMALSTSLMTRLSICKSNVVHNFFCDYGPVLRLACNDNSINVFLANLSAALLLVAPFCIIVLSYMGIFFALSKITTWEARLKALKTCVSHLLLVGIFFLPVICLFIASAITSLTPNARVISVSLSFTLPPMLNPIIYVLNTAEIRVLIRKVLKNRTVPIRKNISK, encoded by the coding sequence ATGAGTACTTTAAATGCAAGTTTTGTTCAGAATATGTCCATTGTTCGACCTGAATACTTTTTCATTATTGGACTTTCAGGTATACCGTACAGCAGTTATTactatatctttttatttatcacataTTTTATTGCTGTGATTGGGAACTCTATAGTGCTTCTCATTATTGCTCTTGAACGAAGCCTGCACAGTCCAAAGTACATTGGTGTGTTTAATTTGGCCTTGGCTGATATTGGTGAAACTAATGCAGTGATTCCTAACatgatgaaaacttttttttttgactcacaGTTCATGTCCTACAATGCTTGTTTggcaaacatgttttttgtgaACTTCTTTATTACTCTGCAAAGCGTCACTCTTGTTGTTCTTGCACTTGATCGCTTCATTGCAATTTGCCTGCCATTGAGATATCATGCCCTACTAAATAATACTGTCATGTCTTTAGTGTTTTTAGCAGTATGGGCATTTAACACTTCTCTCATGGCCCTGTCAACGTCTTTGATGACCCGACTTTCAATCTGTAAATCTAATgttgtacataattttttttgtgattatggaCCAGTGTTGAGGTTGGCATGCAACGACAATAGCATTAATGTGTTTTTAGCAAACCTCAGTGCTGCTTTGCTCCTTGTAGCACCATTCTGCATTATAGTCCTGTCATATATGGGCATTTTTTTTGCCTTAAGTAAAATTACAACTTGGGAAGCACGTTTAAAAGCATTGAAGACCTGTGTTTCACACCTTTTATTGGTCGGAATATTCTTTCTTCCTGTAATATGCCTTTTTATTGCTTCAGCAATTACTTCTCTCACTCCTAATGCCAGAGTCATCAGCGTATCTCTTTCATTTACTCTTCCACCAATGTTAAATcccattatttatgttttaaacacaGCTGAAATCAGAGTCTTAATTCGAAAAGTGCTTAAAAACAGAACTGTGCCAATTAGaaagaacatttcaaaatga